A single window of Nocardia higoensis DNA harbors:
- a CDS encoding alpha/beta hydrolase family protein codes for MSTDRRLTARHGCRSATLAGPSGRVLTSVFVAVLLVLSAACGSDGGEGRAASRGEVVSVTPISTMTAAETTEFLADRTIEAPVRNGVEASRVEYRTIDAAGQPTTATGLLVLPDTDTGERSIVSYAHGTILRKDEAPSVGGANDRARTIAFAAGGAIGVAPDYLGLGEGPGRHPYVHAPTAASASLDLLRAARALAEDRGHTVAPEVYIVGFSQGGHAATALARELHDHPDTGFAVGALSAISGPYDIREAQTPAALDGGVSPRAAVVYLSYWITAMNPIYRVYDDPSEAFLPPYDDHVEELFDGYHGVFDIAGRLPETPGELLTPRFLEWAMAPTGPALQAMDDSDGTCDWTTDAPVRLYVSTADRSVAATNTEECLETLRGERVERVDLTPMDHGATARAAIAETVLWFDQLAAAA; via the coding sequence ATGAGCACCGACCGTCGCCTCACCGCGCGCCACGGTTGCCGGTCTGCCACCCTCGCGGGCCCGAGCGGGCGCGTGCTGACGAGTGTGTTCGTGGCTGTGCTGCTCGTGCTGTCGGCGGCGTGCGGCTCCGACGGCGGTGAGGGGCGGGCGGCGTCGCGGGGCGAGGTGGTCTCGGTGACTCCGATATCGACCATGACCGCGGCCGAGACCACGGAATTCCTCGCCGATCGCACCATCGAAGCCCCGGTTCGCAACGGCGTCGAAGCCTCCCGCGTCGAGTACCGCACCATCGACGCCGCCGGGCAGCCGACGACGGCAACCGGTCTGCTCGTCCTGCCCGACACCGATACGGGTGAACGCAGCATCGTCAGCTACGCACACGGCACCATCCTGCGCAAGGACGAGGCACCCTCGGTCGGTGGTGCGAACGACCGGGCCCGCACGATCGCGTTCGCCGCGGGCGGCGCCATCGGCGTCGCCCCCGACTATCTCGGTCTCGGCGAAGGCCCCGGTCGCCACCCCTACGTCCATGCCCCGACCGCGGCCAGCGCCTCCCTGGACCTGCTGCGCGCCGCGCGCGCCCTGGCCGAGGATCGCGGCCACACCGTCGCCCCCGAGGTCTACATCGTCGGCTTCTCCCAGGGCGGCCACGCCGCCACCGCACTCGCCCGCGAACTGCACGACCATCCGGACACCGGGTTCGCCGTCGGCGCCCTCTCGGCCATCAGTGGCCCCTACGACATCCGTGAAGCCCAGACGCCCGCCGCGCTCGACGGCGGGGTCAGCCCGCGCGCCGCCGTGGTCTACCTCTCCTACTGGATCACCGCGATGAACCCGATCTACCGCGTGTACGACGATCCTTCCGAGGCGTTCCTACCGCCCTACGACGACCACGTCGAAGAACTCTTCGACGGATACCACGGCGTCTTCGACATCGCGGGCCGTCTACCGGAGACACCCGGGGAACTGCTCACCCCGCGCTTCCTGGAGTGGGCGATGGCACCGACCGGTCCCGCGTTGCAGGCGATGGACGACAGCGACGGCACCTGTGATTGGACCACCGACGCGCCGGTCCGCCTGTACGTGTCCACCGCCGACCGCAGCGTCGCCGCCACCAACACCGAGGAATGCCTCGAGACCCTGCGTGGTGAGCGCGTCGAGCGCGTCGACCTGACCCCGATGGACCACGGCGCGACCGCCCGTGCTGCGATCGCGGAGACCGTGCTCTGGTTCGACCAGCTGGCCGCCGCCGCTTGA
- a CDS encoding ArsR/SmtB family transcription factor: MPGMSRPLYQMKADFFKTLGHPVRIRVLELLSQREHAVSEMLAEIGVEAANLSQQLSILRRAGLVTARREGLSVTYELATPEVAQLLAAARAILTGVVAGQAEALEQLA; this comes from the coding sequence ATGCCCGGAATGAGCAGGCCGCTCTATCAGATGAAAGCCGACTTCTTCAAGACCCTCGGTCACCCCGTCCGTATCCGCGTTCTGGAGCTGCTCAGCCAGCGCGAGCACGCGGTATCGGAGATGCTGGCGGAGATCGGCGTGGAGGCGGCGAATCTGTCGCAGCAGTTGTCCATCCTGCGCCGCGCCGGCCTGGTGACCGCTCGCCGCGAAGGACTCTCGGTCACTTACGAACTCGCCACCCCCGAGGTCGCTCAACTCCTGGCCGCCGCGCGCGCCATCCTCACCGGGGTGGTCGCGGGGCAGGCCGAAGCGCTCGAGCAGTTGGCCTAG
- a CDS encoding phosphoenolpyruvate carboxykinase (GTP) has product MTDSIATVSAPTTHEAVQAWVAEIADLTAPAEIVYCDGSRAEWDRLTGLLVEKGTFVPLDAKPNSFWCVSDPEDVARVEDRTFICSEDASDAGPTNNWVDPVDMRTVMTEHYRGAMSGRTMYVIAYCMGPIDAEDPKIGVQITDSEYVAVSMQIMTRSGAPVWDLLADGRDFVKCLHSVGVPLAQGQADVPWPCDTTKYISHFPERREIWSYGSGYGGNALLGKKCFALRIASVIGRDEGWLAEHMLILKLTSPQGKTHYIAAAFPSSCGKTNLAMLEPALPGWKAETVGDDIAWMRFGADGRLYAVNPEAGFFGVAPGTGAKTNPNAIATIERGNSIFTNTARTDDGDVWWEGLTGDKPAHLVDWRGRDWTPQSATPAAHPNSRYCTPIEQCPSVAPEWNDPAGVPISAIFFGGRRATTIPLIAESFDWNHGVFTASVLSSETTAAAAGAVGVVRRDPMAMLPFLGYHVGDYFAHWLSMAQREGAQLPKIFQVNWFRRGPEGEFLWPGFGDNVRVLEWALNRLDGTAEAEWTPIGHVPTVESLDLSGLDETDRDLAAQALAVDIEEWVNETRSIDEWYATIGGNRLPEELREQLAALKLRLAARR; this is encoded by the coding sequence ATGACCGATTCCATCGCCACCGTGTCTGCGCCGACCACACACGAGGCGGTGCAGGCATGGGTGGCGGAGATCGCCGACCTCACCGCCCCGGCCGAGATCGTCTACTGCGACGGCTCGCGCGCGGAATGGGACCGGCTCACCGGCCTGCTGGTCGAGAAGGGCACTTTCGTGCCGCTCGACGCCAAGCCGAACTCCTTCTGGTGCGTCTCCGACCCCGAAGACGTGGCCAGGGTGGAGGACCGCACGTTCATCTGCTCGGAAGACGCCTCCGACGCGGGCCCGACCAACAATTGGGTCGACCCGGTCGACATGCGCACGGTGATGACCGAGCACTACCGCGGGGCGATGTCCGGTCGCACCATGTACGTGATCGCGTACTGCATGGGCCCGATCGACGCCGAGGATCCGAAGATCGGCGTGCAGATCACCGACTCGGAATACGTCGCGGTCTCCATGCAGATCATGACCCGCTCCGGCGCGCCGGTGTGGGACCTGCTCGCCGACGGCAGGGACTTCGTCAAGTGCCTGCATTCGGTCGGCGTCCCGCTGGCACAAGGCCAGGCCGATGTGCCGTGGCCATGTGACACCACCAAGTACATCTCGCACTTCCCCGAGCGCAGGGAGATCTGGAGCTACGGCTCCGGCTACGGCGGCAACGCGCTGCTGGGCAAGAAGTGTTTCGCGCTGCGCATCGCCTCGGTCATCGGCCGCGACGAGGGCTGGCTGGCCGAGCACATGCTGATCCTGAAACTGACCTCTCCGCAGGGCAAGACGCACTACATCGCCGCGGCGTTCCCGTCGTCCTGCGGCAAGACCAACCTGGCCATGCTGGAGCCCGCGCTGCCCGGCTGGAAGGCCGAGACGGTCGGCGACGACATCGCCTGGATGCGTTTCGGCGCCGACGGCAGGCTCTACGCGGTCAACCCCGAGGCAGGCTTCTTCGGCGTCGCGCCGGGAACCGGAGCCAAGACCAACCCCAACGCGATCGCCACCATCGAGCGCGGCAACTCGATCTTCACCAATACCGCCCGCACCGACGACGGCGACGTGTGGTGGGAGGGCCTGACCGGCGACAAGCCCGCGCACCTCGTCGACTGGCGGGGCCGGGACTGGACGCCGCAGTCCGCTACGCCCGCCGCGCACCCGAACTCGCGCTACTGCACCCCGATCGAGCAGTGCCCCTCGGTCGCCCCGGAATGGAACGACCCGGCAGGCGTGCCGATCTCGGCGATCTTCTTCGGTGGCCGTCGCGCCACCACCATCCCGCTGATCGCCGAATCCTTCGACTGGAACCACGGCGTGTTCACCGCCTCGGTGCTGTCCTCGGAGACCACCGCCGCGGCCGCCGGCGCGGTCGGCGTGGTGCGGCGTGACCCGATGGCGATGCTGCCGTTCCTGGGGTACCACGTCGGCGACTACTTCGCGCACTGGCTGTCGATGGCGCAGCGCGAGGGCGCGCAGCTGCCGAAGATCTTCCAGGTCAACTGGTTCCGCCGCGGCCCGGAGGGCGAATTCCTGTGGCCCGGCTTCGGTGACAACGTGCGCGTGCTCGAATGGGCGCTGAACCGTCTGGACGGCACGGCCGAGGCCGAGTGGACGCCGATCGGCCATGTGCCCACAGTCGAGTCGCTGGACCTGTCCGGCCTGGACGAGACAGATCGGGACCTGGCCGCCCAGGCGCTGGCCGTCGACATCGAGGAATGGGTGAACGAGACCCGGTCCATCGACGAGTGGTACGCCACCATCGGCGGCAACCGGTTGCCCGAGGAACTGCGCGAACAGCTTGCCGCGCTGAAATTGCGTCTGGCGGCGAGGAGATGA
- a CDS encoding SulP family inorganic anion transporter, whose protein sequence is MSLRALLPSWSEWRPAVRAPGADLMAGLMVALVALPLALGFGISSGLGAAAGLATAVIAGAIAAVFGGSRFQVSGPTGAMTVVLVPIFHQHGASGVLTVGLMAGFVLVVLALARVGRAVRYMPAPVIEGFTAGIAVVIALQQFPAALGIEHIEGEKVWQVAFDAVREFLTHPHLTSLLTALAVAAAVLIGGRYLRRLPMALLAVAAATLAAQVFDLDLLAIGTIPAGLPAPSLGFVSFDQLGTLIGPALAVAALAALESLLSATAADSMAVGTRHDPDRELLGQGLANIAAPLFGGVPATGAIARTAVNVRAGARTRLAALFHAVVLAAIIYLAAPLVAHIPLAALAGVLLATTVRMVETASLAAIARASRGDAVIMVITFGVTVATDLVTAVAVGVAIAIALALRSVAKEARLQQVPLDLPAADTEHLAEEHRLLHDHIVAYRIDGPLFFAAAHRFLLELTEVADVKVVILRMSQITALDTTGALVLADAIGKLEHRHITVLMSGLREDHRRRLAAIGALPAGGDDQIFDHTPDAIAYARDRLTRTGSVGEPVG, encoded by the coding sequence ATGAGCCTGCGCGCACTGTTGCCCTCCTGGTCGGAGTGGCGACCCGCGGTCCGCGCGCCCGGCGCGGACCTGATGGCCGGCCTCATGGTGGCGCTGGTCGCCCTGCCGCTGGCGCTCGGTTTCGGCATCAGCTCCGGTCTGGGCGCGGCCGCGGGCCTGGCCACCGCGGTCATCGCCGGTGCGATCGCCGCGGTCTTCGGCGGCTCGCGGTTCCAGGTGAGCGGCCCGACCGGTGCGATGACCGTCGTGCTGGTGCCGATCTTCCATCAGCACGGCGCGAGCGGGGTGCTGACCGTCGGGTTGATGGCAGGCTTCGTGCTGGTGGTGCTGGCCCTCGCCCGCGTCGGCCGGGCGGTGCGCTACATGCCCGCTCCGGTCATCGAGGGCTTCACCGCGGGCATCGCCGTGGTCATCGCACTGCAGCAGTTCCCCGCGGCGCTGGGCATCGAGCACATCGAGGGCGAGAAGGTGTGGCAGGTCGCCTTCGACGCGGTGCGTGAGTTCCTCACCCACCCGCATCTCACCTCCCTGCTGACCGCGCTGGCGGTCGCGGCCGCGGTGCTCATCGGCGGCCGCTATCTGCGGCGGCTGCCCATGGCCCTGCTCGCGGTGGCCGCGGCCACCCTGGCGGCCCAGGTCTTCGACCTGGATTTGCTGGCGATCGGCACCATCCCCGCCGGATTGCCCGCGCCCAGCCTCGGATTCGTCTCCTTCGACCAACTGGGCACGCTGATCGGTCCCGCGCTGGCCGTCGCGGCGCTGGCCGCGCTCGAGTCGCTGCTGTCGGCGACGGCGGCGGACTCGATGGCAGTCGGCACCCGTCACGACCCCGATCGGGAACTGCTCGGACAGGGCCTGGCCAATATCGCCGCACCGCTGTTCGGTGGTGTCCCCGCCACCGGCGCGATCGCCCGGACCGCCGTCAATGTCCGCGCGGGCGCGCGCACCCGGCTGGCCGCGCTCTTCCACGCCGTGGTGCTGGCCGCCATCATCTACCTGGCCGCGCCGTTGGTCGCCCACATCCCGCTCGCCGCACTCGCGGGCGTGCTGCTGGCCACCACCGTGCGGATGGTCGAGACCGCGTCGCTGGCCGCGATCGCCCGCGCCTCCCGTGGTGACGCGGTCATCATGGTGATCACTTTCGGTGTCACCGTCGCCACCGACCTGGTCACCGCCGTCGCGGTCGGCGTCGCGATCGCCATCGCGCTCGCGCTGCGCTCGGTCGCCAAAGAGGCACGGCTGCAGCAGGTGCCCCTCGACCTGCCCGCCGCCGACACCGAGCACCTCGCCGAGGAGCACCGGCTCCTGCACGACCACATCGTGGCCTACCGCATCGACGGACCGTTGTTCTTCGCCGCCGCCCACCGCTTCCTGCTGGAACTGACCGAGGTGGCCGACGTCAAGGTCGTCATCCTGCGGATGTCGCAGATCACCGCTCTCGACACCACCGGCGCTCTCGTCCTCGCCGACGCCATCGGCAAGCTCGAACACCGCCACATCACGGTGCTCATGTCCGGCCTGCGCGAGGATCATCGCCGTCGCCTGGCCGCCATCGGCGCTCTCCCCGCGGGCGGCGACGACCAGATCTTCGACCACACCCCCGACGCGATCGCCTACGCGCGCGATCGCCTGACCCGGACCGGCTCCGTCGGGGAGCCCGTCGGCTGA
- a CDS encoding alpha/beta hydrolase: MSSRLPSLIAAVTAASVAGAVFTVPAAAHAESVLRADQAIEIPCRTTVLRLRSDWFIPAGAPKGLIWLQHGFARTGAHVSGLATHFAEAGYLVFTPTLPFMDLGGCTLQNLTGNREFLNSVAALFATATDPASTLGVSLSDALERSGRAPMPMPEQMIFLGHSAGAEAVAYVANRLHAAHSAAWADLRGLILLDPVKSFVDNNTDASLTALDGTGLPIQTISAAPSWCNSLGTGTTAVQTYLHRPFLGVRVPGGSHVDAEGTSSDTLGSLVCGSPQTAHVSALDALAVGWADDYLSGASTVTLYPDASGQVAAAPGAEVLRPF; the protein is encoded by the coding sequence ATGAGTTCTCGACTACCGTCCCTGATCGCCGCCGTCACCGCCGCCTCGGTCGCGGGCGCGGTGTTCACCGTCCCGGCCGCGGCACACGCGGAATCGGTCCTCCGCGCCGACCAGGCGATCGAAATTCCCTGTCGCACCACTGTTCTGCGCCTGCGGTCGGACTGGTTCATCCCCGCGGGCGCGCCCAAGGGCTTGATCTGGCTGCAACACGGTTTCGCCCGGACCGGCGCCCATGTCTCTGGCCTAGCCACCCACTTCGCCGAGGCGGGCTACCTCGTCTTCACCCCCACGCTGCCGTTCATGGACCTGGGCGGCTGCACGCTGCAGAACCTCACCGGCAACCGGGAATTCCTGAACAGCGTGGCCGCGCTGTTCGCCACCGCGACCGACCCAGCGAGCACGCTGGGCGTCAGCCTGTCCGATGCGCTCGAGCGCTCGGGACGCGCGCCGATGCCGATGCCGGAACAAATGATCTTCCTCGGCCATTCCGCGGGCGCGGAGGCCGTCGCCTACGTCGCGAACCGGCTCCACGCCGCGCACTCCGCCGCATGGGCGGACCTGCGCGGCCTGATCCTGCTCGACCCGGTCAAGTCGTTCGTGGACAACAACACCGACGCTTCGCTGACCGCCCTCGATGGCACCGGTCTGCCGATCCAGACCATTTCGGCCGCGCCGTCGTGGTGCAACAGCCTCGGCACCGGAACGACGGCCGTGCAGACATATCTGCACCGGCCGTTCCTCGGCGTGCGAGTTCCCGGCGGTTCGCACGTCGACGCCGAGGGCACCAGTTCGGACACACTGGGGAGCTTGGTTTGCGGGTCACCGCAGACGGCCCACGTGTCCGCGCTCGACGCCCTCGCGGTCGGCTGGGCCGATGACTACCTGTCGGGCGCCAGCACCGTCACGCTCTATCCCGATGCCTCCGGGCAGGTGGCCGCAGCGCCGGGCGCGGAGGTCCTCCGCCCGTTCTGA
- a CDS encoding cold-shock protein, translating into MAQGSVKWFNGEKGFGFIAQDGGGPDVFVHYSAIGGSGFKSLDEGQRVEFEIGQGQKGPQAQDVRVI; encoded by the coding sequence ATGGCTCAAGGCAGCGTGAAATGGTTCAACGGCGAGAAGGGCTTCGGCTTCATCGCCCAAGACGGAGGCGGCCCTGACGTCTTCGTGCACTACTCCGCCATCGGCGGCTCGGGTTTCAAGTCCCTCGATGAGGGACAGCGCGTGGAGTTCGAGATCGGGCAGGGCCAGAAGGGCCCGCAGGCTCAGGACGTCCGCGTCATCTAG
- a CDS encoding GTP pyrophosphokinase family protein, protein MGEAEAVAEEIAGGHDRQAAGDDVMIGYMTRMRDEMTRFVMEYEFAVQELLTKVTILRQEFLNLHHYNPIEHVTSRVKSPPSIVRKALRKGVPPELAAIREHITDIGGVRVTCSFISDTYRVLEALTSQDDVRVIAVKDYIAHPKPNGYKSLHALLEIPVFLSSGRVDVTVELQVRTVAMDFWATTEHKIFYKFDGHVPQRLIDDLTTAARTAAELDRRMEQLHTEVHGVDARNPSAQADIDDDVLRYFWEHARSSRD, encoded by the coding sequence ATGGGAGAGGCCGAGGCCGTGGCGGAGGAAATTGCGGGTGGTCACGACCGGCAAGCGGCAGGCGACGACGTGATGATCGGCTACATGACCCGGATGCGGGACGAGATGACCCGCTTCGTGATGGAGTACGAGTTCGCCGTACAGGAGCTGCTCACGAAGGTGACGATCTTGCGGCAGGAGTTCTTGAATCTGCATCACTACAACCCCATCGAGCACGTCACCTCACGGGTGAAGTCGCCTCCGAGCATCGTGCGGAAAGCCCTCAGGAAGGGTGTCCCTCCCGAACTCGCCGCCATTCGCGAACACATCACCGACATCGGGGGCGTACGGGTCACCTGCAGTTTCATCTCCGACACCTATCGGGTGCTGGAGGCGCTCACCTCACAGGACGATGTGCGCGTGATCGCGGTCAAGGACTACATAGCCCATCCGAAGCCCAACGGTTACAAGAGCTTGCACGCCTTGCTCGAGATCCCGGTGTTCCTGTCCAGCGGGCGGGTGGACGTGACCGTCGAACTCCAGGTTCGCACCGTCGCGATGGACTTCTGGGCGACGACCGAACACAAGATCTTCTACAAGTTCGACGGCCATGTCCCGCAGCGGCTGATCGACGATCTGACCACTGCCGCCCGGACAGCGGCAGAACTCGACCGCCGGATGGAACAGTTGCACACCGAGGTGCACGGGGTGGACGCCCGCAACCCGAGCGCCCAGGCCGACATCGACGACGATGTGCTGCGATACTTCTGGGAGCACGCCCGCAGTTCCCGGGACTGA
- a CDS encoding AMP-dependent synthetase/ligase produces MTFLRNSEELSDLSKIEHRAPSVAQMLVDRVTATPDAEAFRFPDGEGWVGVSWKQFGARVDILAAGLIALGIQAEDRVALVSSTRYEWVLADFAVMCAGAATTTVYPTMNAPGVAFIVADSGSRVVVAEDQAQVDKLIERRAELPDVQQVVVFDGEGDGDWVIALDDLEERGRGLLAESPDAVADRIRGIRPEHLGSIMYTSGTTGTPKGVRLPHSAWTYSAAAIDVLRVLGPDDLNFLWLPLSHAFGKVMLALSPLVGFPTAIDGRVDKIVDNLVILRPTIVAAAPRIFEKAHARIEGIVADEGGIKKKLFDWAVGVGLKVSHARQAGQDPSLPVALQHKVADKLVLSRIRERFGGRLRYFVSAAAPLDRDVAQWFDAIGVIVLEGYGLTETAAASFINRPDAYRFGTVGKPFPGTEVKIAEDGEILIRSPGVMSGYHNRPEATAEAMDADGWFRTGDIGEIDADGFLRITDRKKDLFKTSQGKYVAPSAIAARFKGMCPYAAELIVYGESRPYCVALVGLDAESIAEWAGKHGLADKPLTDIARDEKIHEVIAAYVDNLNAQLDRWEQIKKFDIIDHELSVEAGDLTPSMKLRRKIVVDKLADSIDALYR; encoded by the coding sequence ATGACGTTCCTCCGGAATTCCGAGGAGCTTTCCGATCTCAGCAAGATCGAGCACCGGGCACCTTCGGTCGCCCAGATGCTGGTCGACCGCGTCACCGCCACACCGGACGCGGAGGCATTCCGATTCCCTGACGGCGAGGGCTGGGTCGGCGTCTCATGGAAGCAGTTCGGTGCGCGCGTCGACATTCTGGCCGCCGGGTTGATCGCGCTCGGAATCCAGGCCGAGGACCGGGTCGCGCTCGTGTCGTCCACGCGGTACGAATGGGTGCTCGCCGACTTCGCCGTGATGTGCGCCGGCGCGGCCACCACCACGGTGTACCCCACCATGAACGCCCCGGGCGTCGCGTTCATCGTCGCCGACTCGGGCAGCCGTGTCGTCGTCGCCGAGGATCAGGCCCAGGTCGACAAACTGATCGAGCGCCGCGCCGAGTTGCCCGACGTGCAACAGGTGGTGGTCTTCGACGGCGAGGGTGACGGAGACTGGGTGATCGCACTCGATGATCTCGAAGAACGCGGGCGCGGACTGCTCGCCGAATCTCCCGACGCGGTGGCCGATCGTATCCGCGGCATCCGGCCCGAGCACTTGGGCAGCATCATGTACACCTCGGGGACGACCGGCACCCCGAAAGGCGTCAGGTTGCCGCATTCGGCGTGGACGTACAGCGCGGCAGCGATCGACGTCCTGCGTGTTCTCGGCCCCGACGACCTGAACTTCCTGTGGCTTCCGCTGTCGCACGCGTTCGGCAAGGTGATGTTGGCGCTGTCACCGCTGGTCGGCTTTCCCACAGCCATCGACGGTCGGGTGGACAAGATCGTCGACAACCTCGTGATCTTGCGTCCCACCATCGTGGCGGCCGCCCCGCGCATCTTCGAGAAGGCGCATGCCCGTATCGAGGGCATAGTGGCCGACGAAGGCGGGATCAAGAAGAAGCTTTTCGACTGGGCGGTCGGGGTCGGTCTGAAGGTCTCGCACGCGCGACAGGCCGGCCAGGATCCGTCGTTGCCGGTCGCCTTACAGCACAAGGTCGCCGACAAGCTGGTGCTCTCCAGAATCCGTGAACGCTTCGGTGGCCGGCTGCGGTACTTCGTCTCGGCAGCGGCCCCGCTGGACCGCGATGTCGCGCAGTGGTTCGACGCGATCGGTGTCATCGTGCTCGAAGGCTACGGCCTGACCGAGACCGCCGCCGCGTCGTTCATCAACCGCCCGGACGCCTACCGGTTCGGAACCGTCGGCAAGCCGTTCCCCGGCACCGAGGTGAAGATCGCCGAGGACGGCGAGATCCTGATTCGCAGTCCGGGTGTGATGAGTGGCTACCACAACCGCCCCGAGGCCACCGCCGAGGCGATGGACGCGGACGGCTGGTTCCGTACCGGCGACATCGGCGAGATCGACGCGGACGGCTTCCTGCGCATCACCGATCGCAAGAAGGACTTGTTCAAGACCTCGCAGGGCAAATACGTCGCGCCCTCCGCGATCGCCGCCAGGTTCAAGGGGATGTGCCCCTACGCGGCGGAATTGATCGTCTACGGAGAGTCGCGGCCCTATTGCGTCGCCCTGGTCGGTCTCGATGCCGAGAGCATCGCCGAATGGGCAGGAAAGCATGGTCTGGCCGACAAACCGCTCACCGATATCGCGCGGGACGAGAAGATCCACGAGGTGATCGCCGCCTACGTCGACAACCTGAATGCCCAACTCGATCGCTGGGAACAGATCAAGAAATTCGACATCATCGACCACGAACTGTCCGTAGAGGCCGGTGATCTCACACCGAGTATGAAACTGCGCCGCAAGATAGTCGTCGACAAACTCGCCGACAGCATCGACGCGCTCTATCGGTGA
- a CDS encoding ABC transporter substrate-binding protein, which produces MRLTRTGSAFAAAVALLATVTACGAEVEQPAAAGDAAAVTVVNCGTPLTVEGVPQRVVANDTGITEIMFALGLADRLVGYTSYPGKERDVESSPWRAEFESTPELGLAFTREIVQAAAPDFVFAGWNYGFKESTGLTPDWVRSIGAVPYQLTEACRQPGSDRRGVMEPLDALYADLTNLGNIFGVRDRADELVAGYRAQVAEAAASAPEGQEPARVFLFDSATPEPFTSGRRAAPSQIIREAGGANIFDDIDNSWTSTSWEAAAQRDPQAIVIVDYGAGPENSVSAKIEQLRQHPLMAGTAAVREDNIIALPYAALVEGPRNPQAVVTVAEFLRSKGF; this is translated from the coding sequence ATGCGGTTGACGCGCACGGGTTCGGCATTCGCGGCCGCCGTGGCACTGCTCGCCACGGTGACCGCCTGCGGTGCCGAGGTGGAACAGCCCGCCGCGGCAGGCGACGCCGCCGCGGTCACGGTAGTCAACTGTGGTACGCCGCTGACCGTGGAGGGCGTGCCCCAGCGGGTGGTTGCCAACGACACCGGCATCACCGAGATCATGTTCGCCCTCGGCCTTGCCGATCGCCTCGTGGGTTACACCAGCTATCCCGGCAAGGAACGCGACGTCGAATCCTCGCCCTGGCGCGCCGAATTCGAGTCCACCCCGGAACTCGGCCTGGCGTTCACCCGCGAAATCGTCCAGGCCGCTGCCCCCGACTTCGTCTTCGCCGGCTGGAACTACGGGTTCAAGGAGTCCACCGGCCTGACACCGGATTGGGTACGCTCCATCGGCGCGGTCCCCTACCAGCTGACCGAGGCCTGCAGGCAGCCCGGCAGCGACCGGCGCGGAGTGATGGAACCACTCGATGCGCTGTATGCGGACCTGACCAACCTCGGCAACATCTTCGGCGTCCGCGACCGCGCCGACGAACTCGTCGCCGGCTACCGCGCCCAGGTCGCCGAAGCCGCCGCGAGCGCGCCCGAAGGCCAGGAGCCCGCGCGGGTGTTCCTGTTCGACAGCGCGACACCGGAGCCGTTCACCTCCGGCCGCAGGGCGGCGCCTTCGCAGATCATCCGCGAAGCCGGTGGCGCGAACATCTTCGACGACATCGACAACTCGTGGACCAGCACGTCGTGGGAGGCCGCGGCACAACGCGATCCGCAGGCGATCGTGATCGTCGATTACGGCGCCGGGCCGGAGAACTCGGTGTCGGCGAAGATCGAGCAGCTGCGACAGCACCCGCTGATGGCGGGCACCGCCGCCGTTCGCGAGGACAACATCATCGCGCTGCCCTACGCCGCGCTGGTGGAGGGACCACGCAATCCCCAGGCGGTCGTCACCGTCGCGGAGTTCCTGCGCTCGAAGGGCTTCTGA
- a CDS encoding ABC transporter ATP-binding protein: MRVDYQDVSVEIDGARIVESVTLGIEAGSFVGIVGPNGSGKSTLLRCLYRALSPASGRVLVDGDDIAAISMKNNARQVAALTQDTDMQFDFTAREVVETGRLPHAAALRSTLREDERICAEAMATADAGHLAHRGFLSLSGGERQRVLIARALAQQPRVLVLDEPTNHLDVHHQYSLLSAARALGITVVAALHDLNLAAQYCDRLFVLNRGRLVCSGTPADVLTPGIVRRWFAIGGHIVTHPRLGVPQIIFDEQEQ; encoded by the coding sequence ATGCGGGTCGACTACCAGGACGTGTCCGTCGAGATCGACGGCGCGCGCATCGTCGAATCGGTGACGCTCGGTATCGAGGCAGGCAGTTTCGTCGGCATCGTCGGCCCGAACGGCAGTGGCAAGTCGACCCTGCTGCGCTGCCTGTACCGGGCGTTGTCCCCGGCGTCGGGCCGGGTCCTCGTCGACGGCGACGACATCGCCGCGATCAGCATGAAGAACAATGCCCGACAGGTGGCCGCGCTGACGCAGGACACCGACATGCAGTTCGACTTCACCGCCCGCGAGGTCGTCGAGACCGGGCGGTTGCCGCATGCTGCTGCGCTGCGGTCGACGCTGCGGGAGGACGAGCGGATCTGCGCCGAGGCGATGGCGACCGCCGACGCCGGGCATCTGGCGCACCGCGGTTTCCTGTCTCTGTCCGGTGGTGAACGCCAGCGCGTCCTGATCGCCCGCGCGCTGGCGCAGCAGCCCAGGGTGCTGGTGCTCGACGAGCCGACCAATCACCTGGACGTGCACCATCAGTACAGCCTGCTGTCGGCCGCCCGCGCCCTGGGAATCACCGTGGTGGCGGCCCTGCACGACCTCAACCTCGCCGCCCAGTACTGCGACCGGCTCTTCGTGCTCAACCGCGGCCGCCTGGTGTGCTCGGGCACGCCCGCAGACGTGCTCACCCCCGGAATCGTGCGCCGCTGGTTCGCCATCGGCGGCCACATCGTCACCCATCCGAGGCTGGGCGTGCCCCAGATCATCTTCGACGAACAGGAGCAATAG